A DNA window from Hordeum vulgare subsp. vulgare chromosome 1H, MorexV3_pseudomolecules_assembly, whole genome shotgun sequence contains the following coding sequences:
- the LOC123424940 gene encoding uncharacterized protein LOC123424940, whose product MALTAPVADTIVVLGDDLLREVFLLLPTPADLLRAALACKPFLHAARSARFLRRFRRRHPSTCPLLLGCFIHRPSEDRCIEDPSPLFLPASPLAATRRVVEGGDFALSFLPDRGSSGPDPWKFVDRRSGRPLLWDLASAEQPVADPWKVLDCRNGRLLLRNRVSRELAVADPLTRRWASLPAPPAERPVGYGLVTDDGSLSAFQAFCVSEDGGGSPGLRAQALSSGELRWADAAVLAGQHNLEDSRAMQANGSLYWKLKGGERMVALNTETMEFSMLDLPDFARQFSFDVIEKGGDGAGGIYLLTMLGFCVEVWGGWDDGSGVLTWTLVEKSVRFQRAMAEMIGSSQFYRHGLNVIGVVAGVVFLRNKDCLLSIDLETMKLRMLARKDKCPSALMYPYTMAWPPSCLNPTEQGM is encoded by the exons ATGGCACTCACGGCTCCGGTCGCCGACACCATCGTCGTCCTCGGCGACGACCTCCTGCGGGAggttttcctcctcctccccaccccaGCCGACCTCCTCCGCGCGGCGCTCGCCTGCAAGCCCTTCCTCCACGCCGCCCGCAGCGCCCGCTTCCTCCGCCGCTTCCGCCGCCGCCATCCCTCAACCTGCCCGCTCCTCCTCGGCTGCTTCATCCACCGCCCCAGTGAAGACCGCTGCATCGAAGACCCTAGCCCTCTCTTTCTCCCCGCTTCCCCTCTCGCCGCCACGCGCCGCGTCGTCGAGGGCGGCGACTTCGCGCTCTCCTTCCTGCCCGACCGCGGCTCGTCGGGCCCCGACCCGTGGAAGTTCGTGGACAGGCGCAGCGGCCGCCCCCTGCTGTGGGATCTGGCGTCCGCGGAGCAGCCCGTCGCGGATCCGTGGAAGGTCTTGGACTGCCGCAACGGCCGCCTCCTGCTGCGCAATCGGGTGTCCCGGGAGCTGGCCGTCGCCGATCCTCTGACCCGGCGCTGGGCCTCTCTCCCCGCGCCCCCGGCCGAGCGCCCCGTGGGGTACGGCCTCGTCACCGACGACGGCAGCTTGTCGGCGTTCCAGGCGTTCTGCGTTTCAGAAGACGGCGGCGGCTCCCCCGGGCTTCGCGCCCAGGCCCTCTCCTCCGGCGAGCTCCGCTGGGCCGACGCCGCTGTTCTCGCGGGCCAGCACAATCTCGAGGACTCCCGGGCGATGCAAGCCAATGGGTCGCTGTACTGGAAGCTCAAGGGCGGGGAGCGCATGGTCGCGCTCAACACGGAGACGATGGAGTTCTCCATGCTGGACCTCCCCGATTTCGCGCGGCAGTTCAGCTTCGACGTCATTGAGAAGGGGGGCGACGGGGCTGGCGGGATCTACCTGCTCACCATGCTCGGGTTCTGCGTAGAGGTTTGGGGCGGCTGGGATGATGGCAGCGGTGTGCTGACATGGACTCTGGTGGAGAAGTCGGTCAGGTTCCAAAGGGCAATGGCGGAGATGATTGGTTCATCACAATTTTACCGACATGGGCTGAATGTCattggtgttgttgctggtgtgGTCTTCTTGCGCAATAAGGATTGTTTGCTCTCCATTGATCTGGAAACAATGAAGCTGAGGATGTTGGCTCGGAAAGACAAGTGCCCATCGGCCCTGATGTATCCTTACACTATGGCATGGCCGCCTTCATGCCTGAACCCCACTGAACAAG GAATGTGA